Proteins encoded by one window of Haladaptatus sp. ZSTT2:
- a CDS encoding TAXI family TRAP transporter solute-binding subunit: MAGLAALAGCTGGSSDNDGGGDGDSGGNGGGSGGSGGSGGSGTTDMVMTTATETTAAYAMSQGIAAVVNENTEKVRIDARPSEGTNANIGRLDRKEVQIAYIQNWTAAKINAGEKPFDNLSFTPNQVFHLYDLGWFLATPNEGWETTDDIADGARVSPTPRGSGTAEMLETALGYAAAGDYERVSIDYGGQGSAMSEGRLDVGASTLVNFSIEPGWLQEMKGTVDLRMLGWSDEAISKMEEDPGLLLTEVDTSKLENYAYTPQPTMMPSLAYNFVVRNDFSYDAVYNLLTTLYEHREGLGEYHGLLNKLAEGDFWVKNAYDGIPFHPAAADFYEEQGLWSDEFTRGEE, translated from the coding sequence GTGGCAGGACTTGCGGCGTTGGCTGGATGTACGGGTGGGTCAAGCGATAACGACGGGGGCGGCGATGGTGATTCGGGCGGCAACGGTGGTGGCTCTGGAGGCTCTGGAGGCTCTGGAGGCTCTGGCACCACAGATATGGTGATGACCACGGCTACCGAAACGACGGCGGCCTACGCGATGAGTCAGGGCATCGCGGCAGTGGTCAACGAGAACACTGAAAAGGTTCGTATCGACGCCCGCCCAAGTGAGGGAACGAACGCCAACATCGGGCGACTCGACCGTAAAGAAGTGCAGATCGCCTACATCCAGAACTGGACTGCGGCGAAGATTAACGCAGGCGAAAAACCCTTCGACAACCTCTCGTTCACCCCAAATCAGGTGTTCCACCTCTACGACCTCGGTTGGTTCCTCGCAACGCCGAACGAAGGCTGGGAAACGACCGACGACATCGCAGATGGTGCGAGGGTCTCCCCAACGCCGCGTGGCTCCGGGACAGCAGAAATGCTTGAAACCGCCCTTGGATATGCGGCTGCTGGCGACTACGAACGCGTCAGCATCGACTACGGCGGGCAAGGCAGTGCCATGAGCGAGGGCCGCCTCGACGTGGGTGCCTCTACGTTGGTCAACTTCTCCATCGAACCTGGCTGGCTTCAGGAGATGAAGGGGACGGTCGACCTCCGAATGCTCGGATGGAGCGACGAGGCCATCAGCAAGATGGAAGAAGACCCCGGTCTCCTCCTCACCGAAGTGGACACGTCCAAACTGGAGAACTACGCCTACACTCCACAGCCCACGATGATGCCGTCACTTGCGTACAACTTCGTCGTCCGCAACGACTTCAGCTACGACGCAGTGTACAACCTTCTGACGACGCTGTACGAGCATCGTGAAGGACTTGGTGAATACCACGGCCTCCTCAACAAGCTCGCAGAAGGCGACTTCTGGGTGAAAAACGCCTACGACGGCATCCCGTTCCACCCTGCCGCGGCTGATTTCTACGAGGAGCAAGGTCTCTGGTCAGATGAGTTCACTCGCGGAGAGGAGTAG
- a CDS encoding TRAP transporter permease: MASSTLSRERLLSSAIYLIGVVLTIYTFYYAFDRPFVRVRHSNIFLGAGVALFYLYETKKHVFGTDDFKAYRDRDIDHDGSLTGRLRSIIGPYDGYLTLVSAALAVVLAAYIEFNFERLQFDAPVLGYSEVDFIVGALIVVLVSDATRRAYGFAITSVVIAAIGYAMAGPWLPGFLGHTGMNWQDVARFGAVGLSGTYGFILGVGTTWVAVFIMFAGMAKTYGALDYILDVGTELGNKLRSGVVQVAVISSMAMGSITGSAAANTATTGSFTIPMMKRQGVRSDFAAAIESVASSGGQMMPPVMGVAAFIMADILQVPYVRILQAGILPALLFYFSVGIAVQFAVLKYGWTTEKSGEFDRSILRKGAHFAVPMVVLIYTLVVLRLTPLSAGLYTSVTMVVTMFVRDLLVGGPSVDTLVDTTRKTFEGFRDGAVDMAPLVGVLASMGVIISMLTQTGLAQKISIRMVGLAGGVLISVLLMAMVLSILFGLGMPTPAAYILVVILVAPGIIQIGVPEITAHLFVFYFAMLSAITPPVAVAVAVGSRIADSNFLQTGMQAMRIGAPGFFIPFAFVTNPSLIFWSFPATPLHAIIVFIGVVALVAATTGYDGRHDLGFPHRGAYLALSVITLYAPMTLVQIGAGALAFAGLTLAHLDRLPAVVTPAE; the protein is encoded by the coding sequence ATGGCTTCCTCCACGCTTTCGCGCGAACGACTCCTGTCGAGTGCCATCTATCTCATCGGCGTGGTACTCACGATCTATACGTTTTACTACGCATTCGACCGCCCGTTCGTTCGCGTTCGCCATTCGAACATTTTTCTCGGGGCGGGTGTCGCACTCTTCTATCTCTATGAGACGAAGAAACATGTCTTCGGGACTGATGACTTCAAAGCGTACCGCGACCGCGATATCGACCACGACGGTTCGCTCACCGGGCGGCTGCGGTCGATAATAGGGCCATATGACGGCTACCTCACGTTGGTGAGCGCCGCGCTCGCCGTCGTGCTCGCAGCCTACATCGAATTCAACTTCGAGCGCCTCCAGTTTGACGCGCCCGTCCTCGGCTATTCGGAGGTGGATTTCATCGTAGGTGCACTCATCGTCGTGCTCGTCTCTGACGCCACACGCCGAGCCTACGGCTTTGCGATCACCTCTGTCGTCATCGCCGCGATTGGGTATGCGATGGCTGGCCCGTGGTTGCCGGGCTTCCTTGGTCACACCGGTATGAACTGGCAGGACGTTGCCCGCTTCGGGGCAGTCGGGCTCTCGGGGACGTACGGGTTTATTCTCGGGGTCGGGACGACGTGGGTCGCGGTGTTCATCATGTTCGCTGGCATGGCGAAAACCTACGGCGCGCTCGATTACATTCTCGACGTGGGAACCGAACTCGGCAATAAACTTCGCTCGGGCGTCGTACAGGTTGCCGTCATCTCCAGTATGGCGATGGGGTCGATTACGGGGAGTGCGGCCGCGAACACCGCAACCACCGGGAGCTTTACCATCCCCATGATGAAGCGCCAAGGTGTCCGGTCAGACTTCGCCGCTGCTATCGAGAGCGTCGCCTCCTCGGGCGGGCAGATGATGCCCCCCGTGATGGGCGTTGCGGCATTCATCATGGCCGACATCTTGCAGGTGCCCTACGTCCGCATCCTCCAAGCCGGTATCCTGCCCGCGCTGCTCTTTTACTTTAGCGTCGGCATCGCAGTCCAGTTCGCCGTCCTCAAGTATGGTTGGACGACGGAAAAGTCCGGAGAGTTCGACCGGAGCATCCTGCGCAAGGGCGCACACTTCGCCGTGCCGATGGTGGTGCTCATCTACACGCTCGTCGTCCTCAGATTGACTCCACTCAGTGCGGGCTTGTACACCTCGGTCACGATGGTCGTGACGATGTTCGTCCGTGACCTTCTCGTCGGTGGTCCATCGGTGGACACGCTTGTCGACACGACTCGGAAAACCTTCGAAGGGTTCAGAGACGGTGCGGTGGACATGGCCCCGCTCGTTGGCGTGCTCGCGTCGATGGGCGTCATCATCAGCATGCTCACCCAAACCGGCCTCGCACAGAAAATTAGCATCCGGATGGTCGGACTGGCTGGTGGCGTCCTCATCTCGGTTCTGTTGATGGCGATGGTGCTGAGCATCCTGTTCGGGCTCGGAATGCCAACGCCGGCGGCGTACATCCTTGTGGTCATCCTCGTCGCCCCGGGTATCATCCAGATTGGCGTTCCTGAGATTACTGCACACCTGTTCGTGTTCTACTTCGCGATGCTGTCGGCTATCACGCCGCCGGTAGCGGTGGCGGTCGCCGTTGGCTCACGGATTGCCGATTCGAACTTCCTGCAGACGGGTATGCAGGCGATGCGTATCGGCGCGCCCGGTTTCTTCATTCCGTTTGCGTTCGTCACCAACCCGAGTCTCATCTTCTGGTCGTTCCCGGCGACGCCGCTCCACGCGATTATCGTCTTCATTGGCGTCGTCGCACTCGTCGCGGCGACAACTGGCTACGACGGCCGCCATGACCTCGGATTCCCCCACCGTGGGGCGTATCTCGCCCTCTCGGTAATCACCCTCTACGCGCCGATGACCCTCGTTCAGATTGGCGCTGGAGCGCTTGCGTTCGCGGGTCTCACGCTGGCTCACCTCGACCGGCTCCCCGCAGTCGTCACGCCGGCGGAGTAA
- a CDS encoding HAD-IA family hydrolase: MNGTVVSGEGRASEFVAFAADELADALAFAPYYGTLNITDWDGHDRLPSQFVPEVSNDYCAGIDLYDCRVNGVRSAVIVPHVPDYPDDKVEVLAPVHLRTLFDLEDGDCVDITPPSEMGSSMNQLEPTALDEFDGVVFDLDGTLIDLAVDWRVVEAELTDLFGAHLEGGVRSYAPNELHGLAVEIGKRAEFNECLATHETAAVEASKPLALLDVLAQLDCPVGICTLNAVAAANRVLDRFNCHDAVDVIVGRETLVAQKPHPAPLRRCFEKLNVAAGSAVFVGDEVRDAETAVRAETSFLDANWVN, from the coding sequence ATGAACGGGACCGTCGTTTCAGGCGAGGGACGCGCAAGTGAGTTCGTCGCATTCGCCGCAGACGAACTCGCCGATGCGCTCGCGTTTGCGCCGTATTACGGAACGCTGAACATCACAGACTGGGATGGCCATGACCGCCTCCCGAGTCAGTTCGTCCCAGAGGTCAGCAACGACTACTGTGCAGGCATCGACCTCTACGACTGTCGCGTAAACGGCGTGCGCAGCGCGGTTATCGTCCCCCACGTCCCCGACTACCCAGACGACAAAGTGGAAGTGCTCGCCCCCGTCCACCTGCGTACCCTTTTCGACCTCGAAGATGGTGACTGCGTGGACATTACTCCACCAAGCGAGATGGGGTCGTCCATGAACCAACTGGAGCCAACAGCCCTCGACGAATTCGACGGCGTCGTGTTCGATTTAGACGGCACGCTCATCGACCTTGCCGTCGATTGGCGAGTGGTCGAAGCCGAGTTAACCGACCTTTTCGGCGCACACCTCGAAGGAGGGGTTCGGTCGTACGCACCGAACGAACTCCACGGCCTCGCCGTCGAAATCGGGAAGCGGGCCGAGTTCAATGAATGTCTCGCCACCCACGAGACTGCTGCTGTCGAAGCAAGCAAGCCCCTTGCGCTGCTCGACGTCCTCGCACAGCTCGACTGTCCGGTTGGAATCTGCACGCTCAATGCGGTGGCGGCCGCAAACCGTGTTCTCGACCGCTTTAACTGCCACGATGCGGTTGATGTGATCGTCGGCAGAGAGACCCTTGTCGCACAGAAGCCACATCCAGCTCCCCTCCGACGGTGTTTCGAGAAGTTGAACGTGGCTGCTGGGTCTGCCGTGTTCGTCGGTGATGAGGTCCGTGATGCAGAAACAGCGGTTCGTGCGGAGACGAGTTTTCTCGACGCAAACTGGGTGAACTGA
- a CDS encoding XdhC family protein, with product MDGRDATHPWSVTTIDIFDQLRDRAAAGKQSVLVTVVNVDGSAYRRPGAKMAVTPTGEPLGAVTPGCLEDPVIDLAQDVAREGTPTIEVFDLTGDDDTWGFGLGCNGIITVLIEPLAASFEAVLDRLAAGESAISATVIASETSTLSVGDRSVFDGEGTPVSVDDHDVADQFGEALRNRVTALSPNGTERVTLDTDDGEVTLFLDGMTPPPELLIFGHHGDVVPVTEVARNVGFRVTVASARGGQAKAENFPAAETVVKTRPPELGGLVDDPTRTYAVIMSHNFIDDRLAFESLLDTEIPYIGLMGPRKRFEQMRDEFREEGRTFTEAELARVATPVGLDLAGSEPTQIALSIVAEALAVANDRDGGRLTTSKGPIHPR from the coding sequence ATGGACGGCAGAGACGCCACGCATCCGTGGAGCGTCACCACGATAGACATTTTCGACCAGCTACGCGACCGGGCCGCGGCGGGCAAGCAATCGGTGCTCGTCACCGTCGTAAACGTAGACGGCTCCGCCTACCGTCGCCCGGGGGCGAAGATGGCTGTAACTCCAACCGGCGAACCGCTCGGTGCAGTGACGCCGGGCTGTCTCGAAGACCCCGTCATCGACCTCGCACAGGACGTCGCCCGCGAGGGCACGCCCACGATTGAGGTGTTCGACCTGACTGGCGACGACGATACGTGGGGCTTTGGCCTCGGCTGTAACGGCATCATCACAGTTCTCATCGAACCGCTTGCTGCATCCTTTGAGGCGGTACTCGACCGACTTGCGGCGGGAGAGAGCGCCATCTCCGCGACGGTGATAGCAAGCGAAACCTCCACGCTGTCGGTAGGCGACCGGTCGGTCTTCGACGGTGAGGGTACTCCCGTCAGTGTCGACGACCACGATGTCGCGGACCAGTTTGGCGAGGCACTTCGAAACCGCGTCACGGCGCTCTCACCGAACGGAACCGAACGAGTCACTCTCGACACTGATGACGGCGAAGTCACCCTCTTTCTCGATGGGATGACGCCCCCGCCAGAACTCCTCATTTTCGGGCATCATGGCGACGTGGTTCCCGTGACCGAGGTCGCTCGAAACGTCGGCTTTCGCGTCACCGTCGCCTCTGCCCGCGGTGGGCAGGCAAAAGCCGAAAACTTCCCGGCAGCAGAGACCGTGGTGAAAACTCGCCCCCCGGAATTGGGCGGGCTGGTTGATGACCCAACGCGCACCTACGCGGTCATCATGTCGCACAACTTCATCGACGACCGCCTCGCCTTCGAATCGCTTCTCGACACCGAGATTCCGTACATCGGGTTGATGGGGCCACGAAAGCGCTTCGAACAAATGCGCGACGAGTTCCGCGAGGAAGGGCGCACCTTCACGGAAGCCGAACTCGCGCGGGTGGCAACGCCCGTTGGCCTCGATTTAGCAGGCAGCGAACCCACCCAAATCGCCCTCAGTATCGTCGCTGAAGCCCTCGCGGTTGCCAACGACCGCGACGGTGGGCGGCTGACCACGAGCAAAGGCCCGATTCACCCTCGCTAA